A stretch of DNA from Melioribacteraceae bacterium 4301-Me:
GAATTCTACTTAATAGGAAAATTATATCTTTCCCTAATTTTGTTCTTTTTTTAGTTGCTATAGCAAATTTATTTTTTATACGCTTGCCACTTTTGAATGTATTTAGCTATGAATTTTCTGTTGTTAATGCAGTTGTTTTATCGTTTTTTGTTGGTCTTTCTATAATTTATTTCAACGTTAAGGACAGTAATTACATAAACAAATTAGAAATATTATTTAATGAAAAGTATTTTTATTTAAGTATAGTTCTAATTCCACTTTTAATTGCTACGATAAATAGTGCTCTTTTCTCTTTGTGTCCATTGGGTGATGGTTATCTTTTTTATTTAATTATTACTTTGCCGTCTATATTTTTTACAATTTCACTTTCTCTTTTATTATTAAATTTTACTTCTAGCAATTGGACTTATTTTCTTTTAATTGTTGTACTTATCATAATAATAGTAATATTACCTATAGCTGAGATATATTTTTATCCACAAGTTTATTTTTTTAATCCAGTAATAGGATACTTTCCCGGTGTAATTTATGATGAATATGTCCCAATTAGTATTAAATTAATTTCTTACAGAGCCTCAGTTTTATTTATATCTTTATTATTAATCTATTTATTACGTAATGGCAGATATAAAACGAAGCTAAAATTGCTTGTTTCTTTATTGATTTTTCTTTTTGCTTTTTTCGGCTTAGATAACATTTTAAAGTTAAATATGACTACAAATAATCTACAATCAAGATTAAATAAAATAGCGATTTCTAATGATTTTACAATAAATTACACAAATTTATCTAATAATAAGTATATATTCTTAATTACATTAAAACACGAGTATTATTTAAATCAAATAACACAAGAATTAAAGGTTTCACACATCACTCCAATTCACTCTTATATTTTTAGTAATAGTGAGCAAAAACGAGAACTTATTGGTGCTGGTAATGCTGATTTGGCGAAACCTTGGCTGAATCAAATTTATATAAATGAGGAAGATTTAGATGCCACATTGAAGCATGAGTTGCTCCACGTAATTTCAGCTAACTTTGGCACAACACCATTTAAGCTTGCTTCAAAGTTTAATCCGGCTTTAATTGAGGGTTTTGCTACTGCTTATGAAAATAATTTTGATGATTATCCTATACATGTTGTGGCAAAAATAGCAATGGACTCGGGCTATGATATTTCAATAGTGAACCTTTTTTCTGGATTTAATTTTTTTAATAACTATTCTACCCTTTCTTATGTGTTTGCTGGGTCGTTTATTAGATTTTTATCCGAGAAATATGGTGTGAATGTTATTAAAAAAATTTATGCTGACGGTGATTTTGTAAAGCACACTGGCAAAGATCTTGCAAAACTTGAAAGTAATTATAAAAAATATTTATCTGTTCTTAACGTCAATACTAATCCATTTGTTGCACAGTTGTATTTTGCTGGACATACAATTTTTAGAAAATTTTGCGTCAGGACAGCTGCAAAATTTTTAAGGGAAGCAAATAAACTTTATTATGAAGGTCGTTATAAAGATGCATATAAAAAATTTTTACAAATATACAGTTATACGAACTCCTATCCGGCCTTAATTGGGTGCGTTCAGTCTATGTTCAAAGTATCTGAATACAACCAAGCAAAAGAAATGATAACAAAACAAATAAATAAATTCACCAAATCACAATATTTTTTTAATCTACAATTGCTTCTTGCTGATGCTTATATTTTGACAAATAATATTGATTCAGCAAAGACAATTCTTAATAGAGTAATCTTAGAAAATCCTAGCCATCTATATACTAGTTTAGCTCTCTTAAAAGAAAAAATCCTGCAGAAAGGGATTGTTTTTTATAAAAACTTTTTAAATGCAGAAAAAGTAGAAAAATTTTACACAGCCTTAGAGGAATATAATAATTCAAAAGAAAAGCAATTAATACCAATTTTATTAAATTACGCTGAAACATCCGATTCAATTGCAATGAAGATTAAAAAGGTATTTTTTGATAACTTTAGAGTAGTAAACGTAGAAACTAGTTATTACGCTTTTCTTTTGTCAAAGTACTTTTTAAATTGCATGGATTTTTCAGCTGCAAAATATTTTGCCGAAATTTCTCTTGAGTTCAAAAAAAATAATTATTATAAAGATGTGTTAGAAGAAAACTCCAAAATGATAAGTTGGATTGCAAAGAATTTCAATACAGTTGAAAGTAGTATTAAGATAATTAAATAATATCGTAGGAGTAATAGTGCAGATAAATTTAGAAAATAAAATTACTCAGATACAGCTTTTACATAAAATTTCTCAACTCGCAAAAGAAAGAAATGAGAAAGTATTTTTAGTGGGAGGGTTTGTTAGAGATTTACTTTTAAATAGAATTGGAGACGAGCTAGATATATTAATAGTTGGGGATGGTCCTCAATTCGCAGAGCAATTAGCAAAACAAATTGGAATAAAAACCGTAACCGTATATAAAAACTTTGGCACTGCTCAATTTAAATATGAAAACTATACTTATGAGTTTGTAGGTGCACGTAAAGAATCTTATTCAAGAGCAAGCAGAAATCCCATCGTTGAAAAGGGAACGCTTGATGATGATATCAATAGACGTGATTTCACTATTAACACATTAGCAATCTCATTAAATGCAGAGGATTTTGGTCTACTATACGATAAATTTAATAGTCTTGATGATATAAGAAATCAAATTATAAAAACACCGCTTGACCCATATAAAACTTTTGACGACGATCCATTAAGGATTTTAAGAGCTTTTCGCTTTGCATCTCAATTACAATTCGAAATTGATGAATCGGTCTTAGAAGCTGCTGAAAAAATGGCAGAGAGATTAAAAATAGTTGCTCAAGAAAGAATAACAGATGAATTCTTAAAAATTTTATCATCCGCCAAACCATCAATTGGGCTGAAGTACCTACAAAAAACAAAAGTAATGAATATTGTGTTCCCAGAAATAGCTAACTTAGAAGGCGTTGAGCAACGAAAAGATTTTCATCATAAAGATGTTTTTTATCATACATTAATTGTAGTAGATAATATTTCTGCTATTACAGATAACATTTGGCTTCGTTTTGCTGCTTTGGTTCATGATATTGCTAAGCCACAAACAAAAAAATTTATTGAAGGAATAGGATGGACTTTCCATGGACACGAGGAAATTGGAGCTCGTATGATGAAAGAAATTTTTAATAGAATGAAGCTTCCTCATTCTAAACTTCCTTATGTAGAAAAACTTGTTAAATTGCATTTGAGACCTATTGCTTTAGTTGATGACCAAGTTACTGATTCAGCTATTAGGCGACTTATTGTTGCAGCTGGCGATGACCTTGACGATTTAATTAAATTATGCAGGGCAGATATAACTAGCAAGAATCAATCTAAGGTAAACAAATATTTAGAGAACTATGAAAAAGTAATGAATAAGGTACACGAAGTTCTGGAAAAAGATAAATTAAGAGCATTTCAATCACCAGTCAGAGGCGATGTAATAATGCAAGTCTGCAACTTAAAACCTTCTAAAAAAGTCGGCGAAATAAAATCTGCTATTGAAGAAGCTATATTAGAAGGTAAAATAGCTAACAATTTTGATGAAGCTTATAATTACCTCCTAAAAATAAAAGACAAGTTTTTATCTTCGGAATCATAAAAATTTTAAAAAATTTCTCTCCAACTAATTTTTTTGTAACTTTTGTATTGATGATTTCGTCAAAACTGTTAAAAAATTTAATTAATAAATTTCTGTTGAGAAGGAGAAAACTAATGAAACAATTAATTCTTTGTCTTTTTTTTATCTTTACAATGCCAACTCTTGCTCAGAAAACTTTAACTTTGGATGATGCTGTTAAAATTGCTCTTCAAAGAAATCCGGATTTAATTAAGGCAAAAAACAACTTAGAAACCTATAAATCCCAACTTAAAAGTGCTTACGGAGATTTGCTACCAAGCTTAGGAACTCAGGCTACGTGGAACTGGCAAAGGATAAATGATGCTGGTGGAGTACAAAGAGACTTCTTTGGCAACCTTGTTAATATTCCTCCTTCACAGACAGACAACCGCTATTATCAAGTAGGTTTTGGCGGCAGTGTTGTTCTCTTTAATGGCCTAGCCAACTGGGCAAATATCTCAAAACAAAGTGATAATCTTGAAGCAGCAAGGTTGAACCTTGAGAAATTTAAACAAAATATTGTATTGCAAACCTCAAGTTATTACTATGCTGTTTTAAATGCTGAAGAGTTAATGAAAGTGCGTGAAGAAAATGTAAAGTATAATCAAAAGTTTTTAGAGACAGTCCAAGAAAGACACAGATTAGGTGCAGTGGCAATTGCAGATGTTTACAGTCAACAAGTTCAATTAGGAAATGCAGAATTACTGTTGATTCAAGCTCAGAATACGTATGAAACAGCTAAAAGCAACTTGCTTAATTATTTAGGATTAAATGTGTTAGAAGAATATAAATTTGTTGATCCTTATGGCGAAAAAGATTCCATTAATACAGATAAATATATGAGTATGTTCGATGATGTAACTGTTATGGTCAATCAAGCTTTAGCCAACAGAAAGGATTTTAAAGGTCAACAATTATTATTAAATGCAGCCAAAAGCGGCGTAACTATTGCAAGAGGTGGAATATTTCCTTCATTGACCGGCAATTATTCTTTTGGTACAAGCGCAACCGACCCAAATAATTTATTTAACAGAAAAACTTGGAGCGTTGGACTTACATTAAGCTTACCAATATTTTCTAATTTCAATACTGAAAACAATATTGAATTTGCAATGGCTTCAGAAAAGAATGCCGAAGAAGATTTAAATACGCTTCAAAGACAAATTAAAATAGAAATTAAGCAAGGCTACCTCGACTTAACGGCTGCAAAGAAAAGTTTAGACGTTGCAACTAAAAATGTTGTCTCTGCTGAAGAAAATAGAAAGGTAAATCAAGAGAGGTATAATTTAGGCTCAGGTACAATCTTAGATGTTTTACAAGCTGATAGAGATTACACTGATGCCTTAAGAAATAAAATTGATGCACTTTATAACTTCTATAAAGCTAAGGATGCGTTAATGAACTCCTTAGGCAAACTTGATTATAAAAAATATGAATAAACTTAAGGGAGCTAAATAAAATGGCAAACGGGAAAAAAAAGAATAAGAAAAAGCTTTTCATTTTTGGTGGATTGGGTTTACTTCTACTTATTGTAATACTGCTTGTTGCATTTGGCGGTAATAAAGAAACAATTATACAGGTTCAAACTGAATTAGCTGCTAAGAGAACTATTACTCAAGTTGTTTCAGCTACTGGCAAAATTAATCCGGTTTTTCAAGTAACAATTAGTGCTGAGGCAACTGGAGAAATTGTAGAACTTCCTGTAGAAGAAGGTGATAATGTTCGTAAAGGACAATTGCTTTTAAGAATTAAACCTGATATTTACATTGCTCAAAAAAATAAAGCAGAAGCGACACTTGCTCAAGCAAGAGCAACTTTACATTCACGTCAAGCAGCTTTAGACCAAGTAGAGGCTGATTATAAAAGAATTCAAGGTTTGTACGGTAAAGGTCTTGCAAGCGATGCCGACCTTGAAATGGCAAAATCAAATTACTTGCAAAGACTGGGCGATTTGAACGCACAAAAATCTTTTGTCCAAAATGCTGAAGCAGCATTAAAAGAAGCTATAGAAAACTTAAATAAAACTACAATCTATTCTCCAATTAATGGAACCATTAGCAAAAGAAATGTTGAGTTGGGTCAGCGTGTTTTAGGTAGCGGTTACAGCCCCGGAACAGAACTGCTTACTGTTGCGGATTTAACAAATATGGAAGCTACTGTTGACGTTGATGAAAATGACGTTGTTTTGGTCTCTGTCGGTGATACAGCAAAAATTAATATCGATGCATTTGGCGATAAAGTATTTAAAGGTGTTGTAACCCAAATAGGCAACAGTGCTAAAACAACTGGACTTGGTACTCAAGATGAAGTTGTTAATTTTGAAGTAAAAATAAAATTGTTAAATCTTGATCCTGCTATACGACCTGGGATGTCATGTGATGCTGAAATCCAAACTGAAACGAAACAAAATGTGGTCTCCGTTCCAATACAAAGTGTTACTGCTAGAACTGTCATGCCTCAGATGACAACTGCAGATAAATCTGATGATAGTGGAGGTTTAACTACTACTACAGAGACGAAAAACGGCAAAAATAACAAACCAAAAGAAGTAGTTTTTATTGTTAAAAATGGACAAGCGAAAATGGTTGAAGTAAAAACTGGCATAAGCGACGATACTTACATTGAAATTGTAAGTGGATTACAAGGCGGTGAAGAAGTTATTGTTGGTCCTTATAGAGCAGTTTCGAAAGAACTGGAAGATGGTTCTAAAATTTCTGTGCTATCAAAGAAAAAAATGTTAGAAAAACAAAATTCTTAATAAAATGAGATTATTATGAATATTATAAAAATTGAGCATATTTCTAAAATTTACCAAGTCGGTGCCGAGGAAGTCCATGCTCTAAGAGATATTTCATTGCAAATAAATAAAAATGAATATGTAGCTATTATGGGTCCGTCCGGTTCAGGTAAATCTACACTTATGAATATTTTAGGTTGCCTGGACACACCTACAAAAGGTTTGTATAATTTTAAGGGCCATAATGTTAGCGAAATGAACGATAATGAATTAGCTAAAATTAGAAATAAAGAAATTGGTTTTGTTTTTCAAACTTTTAATTTATTGCCTCGATCAGATGCTTTGCACAATGTTGAATTACCTTTAATATACGCAGGTGTTCCAGCTTCTGAAAGAAGAGAAAGAGCAATTGCAGCTTTGGAAAACGTTGGATTGCTGGATAGAATTCATCATAAACCAAATGAGCTTTCGGGTGGACAGCGACAAAGAGTTGCGATTGCAAGAGCTCTGGTTACAAGACCAGCTATTATTCTTGCTG
This window harbors:
- a CDS encoding efflux RND transporter periplasmic adaptor subunit; protein product: MANGKKKNKKKLFIFGGLGLLLLIVILLVAFGGNKETIIQVQTELAAKRTITQVVSATGKINPVFQVTISAEATGEIVELPVEEGDNVRKGQLLLRIKPDIYIAQKNKAEATLAQARATLHSRQAALDQVEADYKRIQGLYGKGLASDADLEMAKSNYLQRLGDLNAQKSFVQNAEAALKEAIENLNKTTIYSPINGTISKRNVELGQRVLGSGYSPGTELLTVADLTNMEATVDVDENDVVLVSVGDTAKINIDAFGDKVFKGVVTQIGNSAKTTGLGTQDEVVNFEVKIKLLNLDPAIRPGMSCDAEIQTETKQNVVSVPIQSVTARTVMPQMTTADKSDDSGGLTTTTETKNGKNNKPKEVVFIVKNGQAKMVEVKTGISDDTYIEIVSGLQGGEEVIVGPYRAVSKELEDGSKISVLSKKKMLEKQNS
- a CDS encoding tol-pal system YbgF family protein → MTLRILLNRKIISFPNFVLFLVAIANLFFIRLPLLNVFSYEFSVVNAVVLSFFVGLSIIYFNVKDSNYINKLEILFNEKYFYLSIVLIPLLIATINSALFSLCPLGDGYLFYLIITLPSIFFTISLSLLLLNFTSSNWTYFLLIVVLIIIIVILPIAEIYFYPQVYFFNPVIGYFPGVIYDEYVPISIKLISYRASVLFISLLLIYLLRNGRYKTKLKLLVSLLIFLFAFFGLDNILKLNMTTNNLQSRLNKIAISNDFTINYTNLSNNKYIFLITLKHEYYLNQITQELKVSHITPIHSYIFSNSEQKRELIGAGNADLAKPWLNQIYINEEDLDATLKHELLHVISANFGTTPFKLASKFNPALIEGFATAYENNFDDYPIHVVAKIAMDSGYDISIVNLFSGFNFFNNYSTLSYVFAGSFIRFLSEKYGVNVIKKIYADGDFVKHTGKDLAKLESNYKKYLSVLNVNTNPFVAQLYFAGHTIFRKFCVRTAAKFLREANKLYYEGRYKDAYKKFLQIYSYTNSYPALIGCVQSMFKVSEYNQAKEMITKQINKFTKSQYFFNLQLLLADAYILTNNIDSAKTILNRVILENPSHLYTSLALLKEKILQKGIVFYKNFLNAEKVEKFYTALEEYNNSKEKQLIPILLNYAETSDSIAMKIKKVFFDNFRVVNVETSYYAFLLSKYFLNCMDFSAAKYFAEISLEFKKNNYYKDVLEENSKMISWIAKNFNTVESSIKIIK
- a CDS encoding TolC family protein: MKQLILCLFFIFTMPTLAQKTLTLDDAVKIALQRNPDLIKAKNNLETYKSQLKSAYGDLLPSLGTQATWNWQRINDAGGVQRDFFGNLVNIPPSQTDNRYYQVGFGGSVVLFNGLANWANISKQSDNLEAARLNLEKFKQNIVLQTSSYYYAVLNAEELMKVREENVKYNQKFLETVQERHRLGAVAIADVYSQQVQLGNAELLLIQAQNTYETAKSNLLNYLGLNVLEEYKFVDPYGEKDSINTDKYMSMFDDVTVMVNQALANRKDFKGQQLLLNAAKSGVTIARGGIFPSLTGNYSFGTSATDPNNLFNRKTWSVGLTLSLPIFSNFNTENNIEFAMASEKNAEEDLNTLQRQIKIEIKQGYLDLTAAKKSLDVATKNVVSAEENRKVNQERYNLGSGTILDVLQADRDYTDALRNKIDALYNFYKAKDALMNSLGKLDYKKYE
- a CDS encoding CCA tRNA nucleotidyltransferase; translated protein: MQINLENKITQIQLLHKISQLAKERNEKVFLVGGFVRDLLLNRIGDELDILIVGDGPQFAEQLAKQIGIKTVTVYKNFGTAQFKYENYTYEFVGARKESYSRASRNPIVEKGTLDDDINRRDFTINTLAISLNAEDFGLLYDKFNSLDDIRNQIIKTPLDPYKTFDDDPLRILRAFRFASQLQFEIDESVLEAAEKMAERLKIVAQERITDEFLKILSSAKPSIGLKYLQKTKVMNIVFPEIANLEGVEQRKDFHHKDVFYHTLIVVDNISAITDNIWLRFAALVHDIAKPQTKKFIEGIGWTFHGHEEIGARMMKEIFNRMKLPHSKLPYVEKLVKLHLRPIALVDDQVTDSAIRRLIVAAGDDLDDLIKLCRADITSKNQSKVNKYLENYEKVMNKVHEVLEKDKLRAFQSPVRGDVIMQVCNLKPSKKVGEIKSAIEEAILEGKIANNFDEAYNYLLKIKDKFLSSES
- a CDS encoding ABC transporter ATP-binding protein; translation: MNIIKIEHISKIYQVGAEEVHALRDISLQINKNEYVAIMGPSGSGKSTLMNILGCLDTPTKGLYNFKGHNVSEMNDNELAKIRNKEIGFVFQTFNLLPRSDALHNVELPLIYAGVPASERRERAIAALENVGLLDRIHHKPNELSGGQRQRVAIARALVTRPAIILADEPTGNLDTKTGEDIMALFNQIYEQGNTIILVTHEEYIAEHAERIIRIRDGLIEKDEKVIKRVIPKKESVA